GTTCGGGCTTTAGAACCAGCCGCGCGGCGGGCAATCGCAGGAGGGATCGAAAATGGACGACCTGGTCGAACAGCTGGCGCGTAAGCTCGCGGCGCGCACCTCCCGCCGGCGGCTCCTGGGGATGATCGGAACCGCGCTGCTCGGAGGGATGGCGCTGCCGCTGCTGCCGGTCGCGCGCATCGCGCGCTCGGCCGCGGCTGCGGATCCTGCCAACGAGCCGGGCGACCAGTTAAGTTGCGATTACTGGCGATATTGCGGCTTCGACGGAAATCTCTGCGGATGCTGCGGCGGATCGATCACCGAGTGCCCTGCGGGATCGATCATGTCGCCCACCGGATGGGTCGGCACGTGCAGGCATCCGGTCGACGGCAAGGACTATATAATCGCCTATCGCGACTGCTGCGGAAAAGAGTATTGCGGCCGCTGTGCCTGCCACGGCGACAAGGGCGATCTGCCTATTTATCGCACCCAGCTCGACAACGAAGTGCTCTGGTGCTTCGGGGTGAAGAGCGGATGGGCGGTCAATTGCACGACCGCGGTCAACCTCGGCGTCAAATCGTAAGGACAGATCCTGCCCAACCCGACAAGT
This DNA window, taken from Candidatus Binataceae bacterium, encodes the following:
- a CDS encoding methylamine dehydrogenase light chain, with amino-acid sequence MDDLVEQLARKLAARTSRRRLLGMIGTALLGGMALPLLPVARIARSAAAADPANEPGDQLSCDYWRYCGFDGNLCGCCGGSITECPAGSIMSPTGWVGTCRHPVDGKDYIIAYRDCCGKEYCGRCACHGDKGDLPIYRTQLDNEVLWCFGVKSGWAVNCTTAVNLGVKS